A single genomic interval of Nostoc commune NIES-4072 harbors:
- a CDS encoding pentapeptide repeat-containing protein — MKKQILAIAAFLTPISLATTVQAANSEHVKQLLATKQCQNCDLTNAGLVMADLSGANLSGANLTGANLSRANLSGADLRGANLSGASLFGVNLSEAKFRGANLGGADLRNTYLANAELTGAYLNGANFQGAVGIPLQIASPEEFYAWGVAEGQKGNQQQAISYFNQAIAIKPEFAGAYLARGIARYQILDRQGAFQDAQVAEKLFTSQSNTPGTQTAQAFIKELQTPVNEKVSAGKPSFVDFLGSLGSVLLQFFPF, encoded by the coding sequence ATGAAGAAGCAAATTCTAGCCATAGCTGCCTTTTTAACCCCCATTAGTTTGGCAACAACCGTACAAGCAGCAAATTCTGAACACGTTAAACAGTTATTGGCAACCAAGCAATGTCAAAACTGTGATTTGACTAATGCAGGTTTAGTGATGGCTGACTTATCTGGAGCCAATTTGAGCGGTGCTAATCTTACAGGTGCTAACCTCAGTCGGGCAAACTTGAGTGGCGCAGATTTACGGGGTGCTAACTTGAGCGGTGCGAGTTTGTTTGGTGTTAACCTGAGCGAGGCTAAATTCCGTGGGGCAAATTTAGGGGGTGCTGATTTGAGAAATACTTATTTAGCAAATGCAGAACTAACTGGTGCTTACTTGAATGGTGCTAACTTTCAAGGTGCAGTTGGGATACCATTACAAATTGCTTCACCAGAAGAATTTTATGCTTGGGGTGTAGCAGAAGGGCAAAAAGGCAACCAACAGCAAGCAATCAGTTATTTTAATCAAGCGATCGCTATTAAACCAGAATTTGCGGGTGCTTATTTAGCTCGCGGTATCGCCCGTTACCAAATACTAGATAGACAAGGTGCATTTCAAGATGCCCAAGTTGCTGAAAAGTTGTTTACATCCCAAAGCAATACCCCTGGAACCCAAACAGCTCAAGCTTTTATAAAAGAACTGCAAACACCCGTAAATGAGAAGGTAAGTGCTGGTAAACCCAGTTTTGTTGATTTTTTGGGAAGTCTTGGTTCAGTTTTGCTCCAGTTCTTCCCTTTTTAA
- a CDS encoding TenA family protein, with product MTLSQELWAANQDLAQVCLEHPFVQGIGDGTLEQAKFAYYVGQDAFFLEAFARAYSIAAAKAPDWLGFTTFHNLASGVLEELRLHIGYASQWGVNLHSVEPASATRRYTDFLLATAWGGDVGLTAAAMSPCMRLYAFLGEKLATNGIPNHQYADWIRTYSSTDFQPLTQQLENLVDNYAATSSVVHSTYRYAMFCERDFFQAAWILE from the coding sequence ATGACTTTATCTCAGGAATTATGGGCAGCAAATCAAGACTTAGCCCAAGTTTGTCTAGAGCATCCTTTCGTTCAAGGCATTGGCGATGGTACTCTTGAGCAAGCTAAATTTGCTTACTACGTAGGGCAAGATGCTTTTTTCTTAGAAGCTTTTGCCCGTGCGTATAGTATAGCCGCAGCTAAAGCACCAGACTGGTTAGGTTTCACCACATTTCATAACTTAGCTAGTGGAGTTTTAGAAGAACTGCGGCTGCATATTGGTTATGCTTCCCAGTGGGGAGTGAATTTGCATTCTGTAGAACCTGCATCTGCTACCCGTCGCTATACTGACTTTTTGTTAGCAACTGCTTGGGGTGGAGATGTGGGTTTAACTGCTGCGGCGATGTCTCCCTGTATGCGTTTGTATGCCTTTTTAGGAGAAAAGTTAGCTACTAACGGCATTCCTAATCATCAATATGCAGACTGGATTCGTACTTACAGCAGCACAGATTTTCAACCACTAACACAACAATTAGAAAATTTGGTTGACAATTATGCCGCTACCAGTTCCGTTGTGCATTCAACTTATCGTTATGCGATGTTTTGCGAACGCGACTTTTTTCAGGCTGCGTGGATTTTGGAGTAA
- a CDS encoding Uma2 family endonuclease has product MSEPATLEIISDSISEDEVIFPPGDILSDEPPLESDLHRDQIDLLIRILKLWWRDRQDFYASGNLTIYYSPNQKKSEYFRGPDFFVVLGTQKKDRKSWVVWQEDGKYPNVIVEILSSSTTAVDKGLKKQVYQDTFRTPDYFWFDPVTMELQGFHLVDGKYQEIQVTTDGRLWSQQLELYLGVYEGKLRFFTTENQLILSSEELAEQERLRAEQAEERAQRAEQEIARLREVLRTQGINLENI; this is encoded by the coding sequence ATGTCTGAACCTGCTACTCTAGAAATCATCTCTGATAGTATTTCAGAAGACGAAGTTATTTTTCCTCCTGGTGATATACTGAGTGACGAACCACCCTTGGAAAGCGATCTACACCGCGACCAAATCGATTTGCTGATTCGCATCCTCAAATTATGGTGGCGAGATAGGCAAGATTTTTATGCTTCTGGCAATTTGACGATTTACTACAGTCCTAACCAGAAAAAATCAGAATATTTTCGTGGCCCAGACTTCTTTGTAGTTTTGGGAACCCAGAAAAAAGACCGTAAGAGTTGGGTAGTTTGGCAAGAAGACGGCAAATATCCAAATGTGATTGTGGAGATTTTGTCAAGTTCAACGACAGCAGTTGATAAAGGTTTAAAAAAACAAGTTTACCAAGATACCTTCCGTACACCAGATTATTTCTGGTTTGACCCTGTAACAATGGAACTTCAAGGGTTTCATCTAGTTGATGGGAAGTATCAAGAAATTCAAGTGACTACTGATGGACGTTTGTGGAGTCAGCAGTTAGAACTTTATTTAGGAGTTTATGAAGGTAAATTAAGATTCTTCACTACTGAAAATCAATTGATACTATCATCAGAAGAATTGGCTGAACAAGAACGTTTACGTGCCGAACAGGCAGAAGAACGCGCCCAACGAGCAGAGCAAGAAATTGCTCGACTGCGGGAGGTTTTACGTACACAGGGCATCAACCTAGAGAATATTTAA
- a CDS encoding restriction endonuclease subunit R: MTLTVEASSLSLNDVHRFLKLEKLSNASFVDFLSLEPLSEFEQQDLLKIRNDFDRYLSARKISEGLVKFLTLAPLMRLAGFYDVPIRLTMEDSIAIAVEDEDKRITGRMDILAINNPQSNIAPPFWVLVIETKNSSVNVIEGLPQLLTYAFKSLEQQPSVWGLVSNGQLYQFVYLRHDNQSTYELMPLLNLSQSLDAIELLQVFKAICQLPNFQ, encoded by the coding sequence ATGACGCTTACCGTCGAAGCTAGCAGCTTATCTCTCAACGATGTTCATCGGTTTCTCAAACTAGAAAAGCTTTCTAATGCTTCATTCGTAGACTTTTTAAGTCTAGAACCACTATCTGAGTTTGAACAGCAGGATTTATTAAAAATCAGAAACGACTTTGATCGCTATTTAAGCGCTAGGAAAATTTCTGAAGGTTTAGTTAAATTCTTAACGCTCGCACCTTTAATGCGATTAGCAGGATTTTACGATGTGCCGATTCGGTTGACAATGGAAGATAGCATTGCGATCGCAGTTGAAGATGAAGACAAAAGAATTACCGGACGGATGGATATTTTAGCAATCAACAATCCTCAAAGTAATATTGCACCGCCATTTTGGGTTCTAGTGATTGAAACAAAAAATAGTTCGGTCAATGTGATTGAAGGTTTACCTCAATTACTAACTTATGCTTTTAAAAGTTTAGAGCAACAACCATCAGTTTGGGGTTTGGTAAGTAATGGACAGCTTTATCAATTTGTTTATCTAAGACATGATAACCAGTCAACTTATGAGTTAATGCCATTATTAAATTTGAGTCAATCTCTAGATGCAATTGAGTTATTGCAAGTTTTCAAAGCTATTTGTCAGTTACCAAATTTTCAGTAA
- the acs gene encoding acetate--CoA ligase, which translates to MSQPTIESILQENRLFHPASEFSQNAHIKSLEDYQRLYDKAKADPQQFWADLAGTELEWFQKWDTVLDWQPPFAKWFVGGKMNISYNCLDRHLTTWRKNKAALIWEGEPGDSRTLTYAQLHREVCQFANVLKQLGVKKGDRVGIYMPMIPEAAIAMLACARIGAPHGVVFGGFSAEALRDRLIDAKAKVVITADGGWRKDAIVPLKEQVDKALADGAVPSVENVLVVKRTGQETYMQLGGRDHWWHDLQKGVSADCPAEPMDSEDMLFVLYTSGSTGKPKGVVHTTAGYNLYTHITTKWIFDLQDTDVYWCTADVGWITGHSYIVYGPLSNGATTVMYEGAPRASNPGCFWDVIEKYGVNIFYTAPTAIRAFIKMGEQHPNARNLSSLRLLGSVGEPINPEAWMWYHKVIGGDRCPIVDTWWQTETGGIMITPLPGAIPTKPGSATLPFPGIIADVVDLEGNTVANNEGGYLAVRHPWPGMMRTVYGDPERFRRTYWEHIPPKDGNYTYFAGDGARQDEDGYFWVMGRVDDVLNVSGHRLGTMEVESALVSHPAVAEAAVVGKPDELKGEEVVAFVTLEGTYQASEELSKELKLHVVKEIGAIARPGEIRFTDALPKTRSGKIMRRLLRNLAAGQEVSGDTSTLEDKSVLDKLREGT; encoded by the coding sequence ATGTCTCAACCAACTATAGAATCAATCCTCCAAGAGAATCGCCTATTTCACCCTGCCTCGGAATTCTCGCAGAATGCCCATATCAAAAGCCTGGAAGACTATCAGCGCCTCTACGATAAAGCCAAAGCCGATCCGCAGCAATTTTGGGCAGATTTGGCTGGAACAGAATTAGAATGGTTCCAAAAATGGGATACAGTATTAGATTGGCAACCACCTTTTGCTAAGTGGTTTGTTGGCGGTAAGATGAATATTTCTTACAACTGCCTTGACAGACATCTTACTACCTGGCGCAAAAATAAAGCAGCATTGATTTGGGAAGGAGAACCAGGTGATTCGCGTACCCTAACTTACGCCCAACTGCACCGGGAAGTTTGCCAGTTTGCCAATGTATTGAAGCAACTGGGCGTAAAAAAAGGCGATCGCGTTGGTATTTATATGCCAATGATTCCCGAAGCTGCGATCGCTATGTTAGCCTGTGCCAGAATTGGCGCACCCCACGGCGTAGTATTTGGTGGTTTTAGTGCCGAAGCTTTGCGCGATCGCTTAATTGATGCTAAAGCTAAAGTGGTAATCACGGCTGATGGTGGTTGGCGCAAAGATGCGATCGTTCCTCTCAAAGAACAGGTAGACAAAGCCTTAGCTGATGGTGCTGTTCCCAGCGTTGAAAATGTCCTCGTTGTCAAGCGCACTGGGCAAGAAACCTATATGCAGTTGGGCGGACGCGATCATTGGTGGCATGATTTACAAAAAGGTGTATCAGCAGATTGTCCCGCCGAACCAATGGACAGTGAAGATATGCTGTTTGTCCTCTACACTTCCGGCAGCACCGGCAAACCGAAGGGCGTTGTGCATACAACTGCTGGTTATAATTTGTATACGCATATCACTACCAAGTGGATCTTTGACCTCCAAGACACAGATGTATATTGGTGTACCGCCGATGTAGGTTGGATTACAGGACACAGCTACATTGTTTACGGCCCCCTTTCCAACGGTGCAACCACGGTGATGTATGAAGGTGCGCCCCGTGCTTCTAATCCTGGTTGTTTCTGGGATGTAATTGAAAAATACGGCGTTAATATTTTTTATACTGCACCTACAGCAATTCGGGCATTTATAAAGATGGGCGAACAACATCCAAATGCGCGAAACTTGTCTTCGTTGCGTTTGCTGGGAAGCGTTGGCGAACCAATTAACCCAGAAGCTTGGATGTGGTATCACAAAGTAATTGGTGGCGATCGCTGTCCAATTGTTGATACTTGGTGGCAAACAGAAACCGGCGGTATCATGATTACACCGCTACCAGGGGCAATTCCCACTAAACCCGGATCTGCAACTCTTCCCTTCCCAGGAATTATTGCAGATGTTGTAGATTTGGAAGGAAACACCGTAGCCAATAACGAAGGCGGTTATCTAGCAGTGCGCCATCCTTGGCCAGGAATGATGCGGACAGTCTACGGCGATCCAGAACGCTTCCGCCGCACCTACTGGGAACACATTCCACCCAAGGATGGTAACTATACTTACTTTGCTGGTGATGGCGCAAGACAAGATGAAGACGGTTACTTTTGGGTAATGGGTCGTGTGGATGACGTACTGAATGTATCAGGACACCGACTCGGTACAATGGAAGTAGAATCAGCCTTAGTTTCGCACCCAGCAGTTGCAGAAGCGGCGGTAGTGGGTAAACCTGATGAACTTAAAGGTGAAGAAGTAGTTGCTTTTGTGACTTTAGAAGGCACTTATCAGGCAAGTGAGGAACTGAGTAAAGAACTCAAACTGCACGTTGTCAAAGAAATTGGTGCGATCGCGCGTCCCGGAGAAATTCGCTTTACCGATGCTTTACCGAAAACGCGATCAGGTAAGATTATGCGGCGCTTGCTGCGGAATCTAGCCGCCGGACAAGAGGTATCTGGGGATACTTCGACATTAGAAGATAAAAGCGTGTTAGATAAATTGCGAGAAGGCACATAA
- a CDS encoding DUF4365 domain-containing protein, producing the protein MRDALGQRGEAIFTVLMTEFHSHAGPIFKPQFLGDKWQYVDFIVELVGSGKSVPYFFVQVKTTREGYTKKYNRLKVKVRQENVIGLASYPAPTYIVGIDEIQEVGYMVSANGESLKSMSSLSTQFKIIKQNRELLWQEVDDFWSRYHTNHLVSKFTDRDWR; encoded by the coding sequence ATGAGAGATGCATTAGGGCAAAGAGGCGAAGCAATCTTTACAGTATTAATGACGGAATTTCACTCTCATGCTGGCCCTATTTTCAAGCCGCAGTTTTTAGGAGACAAATGGCAATATGTTGATTTTATTGTAGAGTTGGTAGGGTCTGGTAAATCTGTTCCTTATTTCTTTGTACAAGTTAAAACAACAAGAGAAGGTTATACTAAAAAATATAATCGATTAAAAGTGAAAGTACGACAAGAAAATGTAATTGGTTTAGCATCTTATCCAGCACCAACTTATATAGTAGGTATTGATGAAATTCAAGAGGTAGGTTACATGGTTTCTGCAAATGGTGAAAGTCTTAAGTCTATGTCAAGCCTTTCTACCCAATTTAAAATTATCAAACAAAATAGAGAACTGCTATGGCAGGAAGTTGATGATTTTTGGAGCAGATACCATACTAATCACTTAGTTTCCAAATTTACCGATCGAGACTGGAGATAA
- a CDS encoding DUF4365 domain-containing protein has protein sequence MKTTAPWYIERRAESLAIVYLTRRDDLIISQPTPNQGLDFLITITKDGVYTGRLFGIEVKATDSTSNLKKHNDILKLDKNRLSRLEKFKDLPFPVCLFFFILENDQGYYKWILEPKIDEKKQFKLHFNEDDELKNLDDKEIANIISSINSWYDHRNRITI, from the coding sequence ATGAAAACCACAGCACCTTGGTATATTGAAAGACGGGCAGAATCTCTTGCCATTGTTTACTTAACTCGTCGTGATGACTTGATTATTTCTCAGCCAACACCAAATCAAGGATTAGACTTTTTAATCACAATTACCAAAGATGGAGTTTATACTGGAAGACTTTTTGGTATTGAAGTAAAAGCAACAGATTCTACATCTAATTTAAAGAAGCATAATGATATTTTAAAGCTAGACAAAAATAGGTTGAGTAGACTAGAAAAATTTAAAGATTTACCATTTCCCGTTTGCTTATTTTTCTTTATTTTAGAAAACGATCAAGGTTATTATAAATGGATTTTAGAACCTAAAATAGATGAAAAAAAGCAATTTAAATTGCACTTTAACGAAGATGATGAACTGAAAAACCTTGATGACAAAGAAATAGCTAATATTATTTCAAGTATAAATAGTTGGTACGATCATAGAAATAGGATTACTATTTGA
- a CDS encoding tetratricopeptide repeat protein translates to MNVKRKLKSAFVQSFSGMMLSIITVIGLSPLVLAVPAKVSLDSSEQYAQRQPQKLAQFSDTGPSQRSQMLQQANALFNQGELTGAEENLRKFIKQFPDDAFGHFQLGNVLFRQKKPEEAISSYQEAIRLQPKYALAHNAMGMVYASQSRWEEAISEYKKALEINPNYAEGLTNFALALWQTNKKDEALSSLEKALKIFKEQNRGEKVNQVERILREIKTADDPSVS, encoded by the coding sequence ATGAACGTAAAGCGCAAACTGAAATCAGCATTTGTTCAATCTTTTAGCGGCATGATGCTGAGTATCATCACTGTAATTGGTCTATCACCATTAGTGTTAGCGGTTCCTGCAAAAGTTTCTTTGGATTCGTCTGAACAGTATGCACAGAGACAACCACAAAAACTAGCACAGTTTTCAGACACAGGGCCATCACAGCGATCGCAGATGTTGCAACAAGCTAATGCTTTATTTAATCAGGGAGAGTTGACAGGTGCAGAGGAAAATTTACGCAAATTCATTAAACAATTCCCAGACGATGCCTTCGGACACTTTCAATTAGGAAATGTACTTTTTCGGCAAAAGAAACCAGAAGAAGCAATTAGCTCTTATCAAGAAGCCATTCGCCTTCAGCCAAAATACGCTCTCGCTCACAATGCGATGGGTATGGTTTACGCAAGCCAAAGTCGCTGGGAAGAAGCCATTAGTGAATATAAAAAAGCTCTAGAAATTAATCCTAATTATGCCGAAGGACTGACTAATTTTGCGCTGGCATTGTGGCAAACAAATAAAAAAGATGAAGCGCTATCTTCTTTAGAAAAAGCTTTAAAAATCTTCAAAGAACAGAATAGAGGTGAAAAAGTTAACCAAGTAGAAAGAATCTTGCGAGAGATCAAAACTGCTGATGATCCTAGTGTTTCATGA
- a CDS encoding nucleotide kinase domain-containing protein, giving the protein MQVRQEIFDTYWRFAAMRQEVFFKKINNVPPPWTSDPIINTYKFCNAYRASDRVSQYLIKNVIYDENRSKNQEEVILRILLFKIFNKIETWEYLENKIGDYITLSNFDSNVYSDILQEAMNLGYVIYTSAYMSCASKEFGYDKKHQNHLALIDKMVVQDRVVNRIVKAKKFEHVFQLIQEYPLLGKFMAYQLATDINYSEIINFDENSFTIAGPGAERGISKCFVDTDGKTYTDIIHWMTENQEREFQRLELNFQSLWGRPLQAIDCQNLFCETDKYCRAAFPDLKSNRKKIKSKFTSSPQSIDYFYPPKWCINDKVQETLAQRLATLEITNLQLLNNSNCQQLSLELDSQVKTTSEVANHVSKQYKKSEQETQRKKSKVLQNPEMEKHEQLCLF; this is encoded by the coding sequence ATGCAAGTAAGACAAGAAATTTTTGATACTTATTGGCGATTTGCTGCTATGCGCCAGGAAGTATTTTTCAAAAAAATTAACAATGTACCACCGCCCTGGACGAGTGACCCCATTATTAATACTTATAAATTTTGTAATGCATATCGAGCAAGTGATCGCGTTTCACAATATCTGATCAAAAACGTAATTTACGATGAAAATAGGAGCAAAAATCAAGAAGAAGTAATTTTACGGATTCTACTATTTAAAATTTTTAATAAAATAGAAACATGGGAATACTTAGAAAACAAAATAGGAGACTATATTACACTGTCTAATTTTGACTCCAATGTGTACTCAGATATATTACAAGAGGCTATGAATCTTGGATATGTCATTTATACCAGTGCATATATGTCTTGTGCCAGCAAAGAGTTTGGTTATGATAAAAAACACCAGAATCATTTGGCATTAATCGACAAAATGGTTGTCCAAGATAGAGTAGTCAATCGCATAGTCAAAGCTAAAAAATTTGAACACGTTTTTCAGCTTATTCAAGAATATCCATTGCTAGGTAAGTTTATGGCTTATCAATTAGCGACAGATATTAATTATAGTGAGATTATCAACTTTGACGAAAACAGTTTTACTATAGCAGGCCCAGGAGCCGAACGTGGTATTAGCAAGTGTTTCGTTGATACAGATGGTAAAACATATACTGATATAATTCATTGGATGACTGAAAACCAAGAGAGAGAGTTTCAACGATTAGAGTTAAACTTTCAATCACTCTGGGGTCGTCCGCTACAGGCTATAGACTGTCAAAATCTTTTTTGTGAAACTGATAAATACTGCCGAGCAGCATTTCCTGATTTGAAAAGTAATCGCAAAAAAATAAAATCGAAATTTACTTCAAGTCCTCAATCAATTGATTATTTTTATCCACCCAAATGGTGTATTAATGATAAAGTCCAAGAAACTTTAGCACAGAGATTGGCAACATTAGAGATTACTAATTTGCAACTATTAAATAATAGTAATTGTCAGCAATTATCTTTGGAGCTAGATTCTCAGGTAAAAACAACATCTGAAGTTGCAAATCATGTATCAAAACAATATAAAAAATCTGAACAAGAGACTCAGAGAAAAAAATCAAAAGTTTTACAAAATCCAGAGATGGAAAAACATGAACAGTTGTGCCTGTTTTAA
- a CDS encoding DUF1643 domain-containing protein — translation MDIKGYAKFDITRKYRYLLRRKWDISLPQVTFVMLNPSTADDKKNDHTLTRCINFAKSWKYGSLEVVNLFAYCATNPRELCQVDDPVGPKNNCYIQVATKRAALIILAWGAGKYPRIQNREKEVLSLISDKQPFYCLVLTKYGYPHHPLRLSVSTQPIIFPSDSL, via the coding sequence ATGGACATAAAAGGATATGCTAAGTTCGACATCACTAGAAAGTATCGCTACTTACTGCGGCGTAAATGGGATATAAGTTTACCTCAAGTTACTTTTGTGATGCTTAATCCAAGTACCGCCGATGATAAGAAAAATGATCACACTCTCACTAGATGTATTAACTTTGCTAAGTCTTGGAAATATGGTTCTCTTGAAGTAGTTAATCTATTTGCTTATTGTGCTACAAACCCCCGTGAACTTTGCCAAGTAGATGACCCTGTGGGGCCAAAAAATAACTGCTATATTCAAGTAGCAACAAAACGCGCTGCCTTAATTATTTTGGCATGGGGTGCGGGGAAATATCCCAGAATTCAGAACCGTGAAAAAGAAGTGTTAAGTCTAATTTCTGATAAACAACCTTTTTACTGCCTAGTTCTAACAAAGTATGGATACCCACACCATCCGTTACGTCTTTCAGTTAGTACACAACCAATTATTTTTCCTAGTGATTCTCTATAA
- a CDS encoding nucleoside triphosphate pyrophosphohydrolase family protein: MNFSEYQIQALSTDQIPAVEGTELIIPLLGLVGEVGSLMTEYKKHLRDGEAHKLFKEGIAEELGDMLWYISNLASKFNLNLEEIAEDNLRKCRDRWGWRDSAQIDDIATTYIFDNDFPENESLPRQFEVEITEISKDNSIKMKAFINKQQIGNDLTDNSYTSDGYRFHDVFHFSYAAVLGWSVITRSMLKRKRKSNSSIDEVEDGGRAVAIEEGISALVFSYAKNHGFLEGVSTLDYQLLKTIKNMTSHLEVSQCSLGDWEKAILMGYDVWRQVEKNRGGRVVVDLDARLITYLKKSSLCSASVEIKH; the protein is encoded by the coding sequence ATGAATTTTTCTGAGTATCAAATACAAGCACTGAGCACAGACCAGATTCCTGCTGTGGAAGGTACTGAATTAATTATACCGCTATTAGGTTTAGTAGGTGAAGTTGGTTCATTGATGACTGAGTATAAAAAACATTTACGTGACGGTGAAGCACACAAACTATTTAAAGAAGGCATCGCAGAAGAATTGGGAGATATGCTTTGGTATATTTCTAACTTGGCAAGCAAGTTTAACCTTAATTTGGAAGAAATTGCGGAAGATAATTTGAGAAAGTGCCGTGACCGTTGGGGATGGAGAGATTCAGCACAAATAGATGATATAGCTACAACCTACATATTCGACAATGATTTTCCTGAAAATGAAAGTTTACCACGGCAATTTGAAGTAGAAATTACGGAGATAAGCAAAGATAACTCAATCAAAATGAAGGCATTTATCAACAAACAACAGATTGGAAATGACCTCACCGATAATTCTTATACAAGCGATGGCTACCGCTTTCATGATGTTTTTCATTTTTCCTACGCCGCAGTTTTAGGTTGGTCAGTTATCACTCGTAGTATGCTTAAACGTAAGCGCAAAAGTAATTCTAGTATTGATGAAGTTGAAGACGGCGGTCGTGCAGTAGCTATTGAGGAAGGTATATCAGCGCTCGTATTTAGCTATGCCAAAAATCACGGTTTCTTAGAAGGCGTTTCAACATTAGATTACCAACTATTGAAGACTATCAAAAATATGACATCCCATTTAGAAGTTTCTCAATGTTCGCTAGGTGATTGGGAGAAGGCAATTCTCATGGGCTATGATGTCTGGCGACAGGTAGAGAAAAATCGGGGAGGAAGGGTAGTTGTTGACCTTGATGCACGCTTGATAACCTATTTGAAAAAGTCTAGCCTGTGTTCAGCCTCCGTGGAGATAAAACATTAA
- a CDS encoding dCTP deaminase domain-containing protein — protein MSFWSSQTLSSRLPSLIEPFNEDQIQSASYELCLGEEVYISALPDTPLKERKKIILSDKETVPIPPGQFAFLITSEKVKVPNNALAFISIKFKFKSKGLINVSGLHVDPGYSGKLIFAVYNAGPLHLHIGRGEKVFSIWYADLDKDDDKPRKKLGYDLIPTDLMNSPDSVASLPSLVKRLDDLEKKVENYSIKQTLVLTITIGVLLAFAKPIVDIFIQPLLNMIKSSLVIY, from the coding sequence ATGAGTTTTTGGTCATCACAAACTTTGAGTTCTCGTCTTCCCAGTTTAATTGAACCATTTAATGAGGATCAAATTCAGTCTGCATCATACGAATTGTGCTTAGGAGAAGAAGTTTATATTTCAGCCCTTCCTGATACACCTCTGAAAGAACGCAAAAAAATTATTCTTAGTGATAAAGAAACTGTTCCTATCCCTCCAGGACAGTTTGCATTTCTGATAACTTCTGAAAAAGTCAAAGTTCCTAATAATGCACTTGCATTTATTTCGATTAAATTTAAATTTAAGTCAAAGGGGCTGATTAATGTTTCAGGTCTTCATGTCGATCCAGGCTATAGCGGTAAACTAATTTTTGCTGTTTATAATGCTGGGCCTCTTCACCTTCATATAGGGAGAGGTGAGAAAGTTTTTTCTATATGGTATGCAGATTTAGATAAAGATGATGATAAGCCACGAAAGAAGCTAGGTTATGATTTAATTCCCACTGATTTAATGAATAGTCCTGATTCAGTTGCTTCTCTTCCTTCTTTGGTAAAACGTTTGGATGATCTGGAGAAAAAAGTAGAGAATTATTCTATTAAACAGACTTTAGTATTGACGATTACTATTGGAGTTTTACTTGCTTTTGCAAAGCCAATAGTGGATATATTTATACAGCCATTACTCAATATGATTAAATCTTCTCTTGTCATCTATTAA
- a CDS encoding Uma2 family endonuclease, translating to MTSLSALTLPDHTQLPDSNGTFVKNLQEHPQSILITDSIKPVLEQLHPDGQYCIGQDSGIYWRLTNPPEKGAEAPDWFYVPNVPPTLDGKMRRSYVLWKEYVAPLIVLEFVSGDGSEERDNTPPSQRDGGNVGKFWVYEQAIRVPYYGIYEVAKAQVEVYHLVDNTYQLMKPNERGHYPIAPMGVELGIWQGFYQNAELPWLRWWDAQGNLLLTGEERAVIERQKRERIVEKLRTLSLEQLNALGIDPEMLD from the coding sequence ATGACTTCCCTATCGGCATTAACTTTACCTGATCACACCCAGTTACCAGACTCAAATGGTACATTCGTGAAAAATCTTCAGGAGCATCCGCAAAGCATTTTAATTACAGATTCAATTAAACCTGTTTTAGAGCAACTTCATCCTGACGGTCAATATTGTATTGGACAAGATTCTGGTATTTACTGGCGATTGACAAATCCTCCTGAGAAAGGGGCTGAAGCACCAGACTGGTTTTATGTACCCAATGTACCACCGACCCTTGACGGTAAAATGCGGCGTTCTTATGTGCTGTGGAAGGAGTATGTTGCACCCTTGATTGTGCTGGAATTTGTCTCTGGAGATGGTTCAGAAGAACGAGATAACACACCGCCATCTCAACGGGATGGTGGGAATGTTGGTAAATTTTGGGTTTATGAGCAGGCAATTCGAGTGCCTTATTATGGAATTTATGAAGTAGCAAAAGCGCAAGTGGAAGTTTACCATTTAGTGGATAATACTTATCAATTGATGAAACCCAATGAACGAGGACATTACCCAATTGCTCCTATGGGGGTAGAGTTAGGAATCTGGCAAGGATTTTATCAGAATGCAGAGTTACCTTGGTTGCGCTGGTGGGATGCACAAGGAAATTTACTGCTAACAGGTGAGGAACGGGCTGTAATTGAGCGACAAAAGCGGGAGAGAATTGTAGAGAAATTGCGTACTCTCTCTCTTGAACAACTCAACGCTTTAGGAATTGACCCAGAAATGTTGGATTAA